Proteins encoded by one window of Luteolibacter rhizosphaerae:
- the acs gene encoding acetate--CoA ligase produces MSNKIESHLVEDRIFKPAKEFSAKARISSLAQYKKLWQESVDKPQVFWAREAKELSWRQPWSKVLDWKAPDAKWFVDGKLNVCENCVDRHAKGERKNKAAIIFEGEPGDKRVITYAQLHREVSQFANVLLAKGVKAKDRVLVYMPMIPEAAVAMLACARIGAVHSVVFGGFSSDSIVDRLEDSGATHVITADGGWRRGKIVPLKENVDEALKRYKGIKSVVVYQRTKQEISMTKGRDTWWHDEIAKVSAKHEAKAFDSEHPLFILYTSGSTGKPKGILHTSGGYLTGTYTTCKYVFDMRDDDVYWCTADVGWITGHSYIVYGPLAMGATQVMYEGAPNQPDFGRFWQMIEEYGVTIFYTAPTAIRAFIKAGDHFPAKHDLSSLRLLGSVGEPINPEAWMWYHEKIGGGRCPIVDTWWQTETGAIMITPLPGCTPLKPGTATLPFFGIDAAILDESGQECKANEGGRLVIRKPWPSMTRTIYGDKARYKKTYWSDYPGMYTAGDGARRDKQGNFWIVGRLDDVLNVSGHRLGTAEVESALVGHPAVAESAVVGRPDDLKGQAVVAFVTLKAGIAETPSLQKELREHVGKVIGAIAKPDDLHFAPALPKTRSGKIMRRLLKELVATGKVTGNTTTLEDFSVIANLQERIAGAKK; encoded by the coding sequence ATGAGCAACAAGATCGAAAGTCATCTCGTCGAAGATCGCATCTTCAAGCCTGCGAAGGAGTTCTCCGCCAAGGCACGCATCTCCAGTCTCGCCCAGTACAAGAAGCTCTGGCAGGAGTCCGTGGATAAGCCGCAGGTCTTCTGGGCCCGCGAAGCCAAGGAGCTCTCCTGGCGCCAGCCTTGGAGCAAGGTGCTCGATTGGAAAGCACCGGATGCGAAGTGGTTCGTGGACGGCAAGCTGAACGTCTGTGAGAACTGCGTGGACCGCCATGCCAAGGGCGAGCGCAAGAACAAGGCCGCGATCATCTTCGAAGGGGAGCCCGGCGACAAGCGGGTGATCACCTACGCCCAGCTTCACCGCGAGGTCAGCCAATTCGCCAACGTCTTGCTGGCGAAGGGCGTAAAGGCGAAGGACCGGGTGCTGGTTTACATGCCGATGATTCCGGAGGCGGCGGTTGCCATGCTCGCCTGCGCCCGGATCGGCGCGGTGCACTCCGTGGTTTTCGGCGGCTTCTCCTCCGACTCGATCGTGGACCGCTTGGAGGACTCCGGCGCCACCCACGTGATCACCGCGGATGGCGGTTGGCGCCGTGGCAAAATCGTCCCGCTCAAGGAGAACGTCGATGAAGCGCTGAAGCGCTACAAGGGCATCAAGTCCGTGGTCGTCTACCAGCGCACCAAGCAGGAGATCTCGATGACGAAAGGCCGCGACACCTGGTGGCACGACGAGATTGCCAAGGTGAGCGCGAAACACGAGGCCAAGGCCTTCGACTCCGAGCACCCGCTTTTCATCCTCTACACCTCCGGTTCCACCGGAAAGCCGAAGGGCATCCTCCACACCAGCGGCGGCTACCTCACCGGCACCTACACCACCTGCAAGTACGTCTTCGACATGCGGGATGACGATGTCTACTGGTGCACCGCCGATGTCGGCTGGATCACCGGTCACAGCTACATCGTTTACGGCCCGCTCGCGATGGGTGCGACCCAAGTGATGTATGAAGGCGCGCCGAACCAACCGGACTTCGGCCGTTTCTGGCAGATGATTGAGGAGTATGGCGTGACCATCTTCTACACCGCGCCCACCGCGATCCGCGCCTTCATCAAGGCCGGCGACCACTTCCCGGCAAAGCATGACTTATCCTCGCTGCGCCTGCTCGGATCGGTCGGCGAGCCGATCAATCCGGAAGCGTGGATGTGGTATCACGAAAAGATCGGCGGCGGACGTTGCCCCATCGTCGATACCTGGTGGCAGACGGAAACGGGTGCGATCATGATCACTCCCCTGCCCGGCTGCACCCCGCTCAAGCCCGGCACCGCCACCTTGCCCTTCTTCGGCATCGATGCCGCCATCCTCGATGAAAGCGGCCAGGAATGTAAGGCGAACGAAGGCGGACGCCTGGTCATCCGCAAGCCATGGCCCTCCATGACCCGCACGATCTACGGGGACAAGGCGCGCTACAAGAAGACCTACTGGTCCGATTATCCCGGCATGTATACTGCCGGCGATGGAGCCCGCCGCGACAAACAGGGGAACTTCTGGATCGTGGGACGCCTCGACGACGTGCTCAACGTCTCCGGGCACCGCCTCGGCACCGCGGAAGTCGAAAGCGCTCTCGTCGGTCACCCTGCCGTGGCGGAATCGGCGGTGGTCGGCCGCCCCGACGACCTGAAGGGCCAAGCGGTTGTCGCCTTCGTCACCCTGAAGGCCGGAATCGCCGAGACCCCCTCCCTGCAGAAGGAATTGCGGGAGCACGTGGGCAAGGTCATCGGTGCCATCGCGAAGCCGGACGACCTCCATTTCGCCCCGGCCCTGCCGAAAACCCGCTCGGGCAAAATCATGCGCCGACTCCTGAAGGAGCTGGTTGCCACCGGGAAGGTCACCGGGAACACCACGACGCTTGAAGATTTCAGCGTAATTGCCAATCTTCAGGAAAGGATCGCCGGTGCGAAGAAA